One genomic window of Salvia miltiorrhiza cultivar Shanhuang (shh) chromosome 4, IMPLAD_Smil_shh, whole genome shotgun sequence includes the following:
- the LOC131021208 gene encoding uncharacterized protein LOC131021208 — translation MPSSSATSSQCHLEMNSRNCHCKAPVKKEISRTTKNPGREFYCCAYGSCKYFEWVDSQPRSSSSSFVHENCCEKINFWIGEYFKISDSNAVFLKHNHELRVQLAILEAAKKGNERQIVVQRFVIVGLLVIVLGLMFR, via the exons ATGCCCTCATCGTCTGCGACTTCCAGCCAATGTCACTTAGAAATGAACTCACGGAATTGCCATTGTAAAGCTCCGGTCAAAAAAGAGATCTCAAGAACTACCAAGAATCCTGGGCGCGAATTTTACTGCTGCGCTTATGGATCG TGTAAGTATTTTGAATGGGTTGATTCTCAACCAAggtcatcatcttcttcattcgTACATGAGAACTGCTGTGAAAAGATCAACTTTTGGATTGGGGAATACTTCAAGATTTCTGACTCAAATGCTGTCTTCTTGAAGCATAATCATGAGCTAAGAGTGCAACTCGCCATTTTGGAGGCTGCAAAGAAGGGAAATGAGAGACAGATTGTAGTTCAACGCTTTGTCATTGTTGGGCTTTTGGTGATTGTGTTAGGTCTAATGTTTAGATAG